One stretch of Oncorhynchus clarkii lewisi isolate Uvic-CL-2024 chromosome 1, UVic_Ocla_1.0, whole genome shotgun sequence DNA includes these proteins:
- the LOC139417428 gene encoding fibronectin type 3 and ankyrin repeat domains 1 protein, with product MTNPGSHKPFKAPTPPVIGKVSHHSIDLSWETEENEPRTGSPEKWTRFSVEEMDPKSHTYGTIYVGYSSHHTVESLEPSTSYKYRLRITRPTGESLYSPAVSVSTTREPMSGKNLHRAVNMNDEEDMTRVLESGTVSVNVNDKHGFTPLMVAAQKGFARLVHKLVEHDADVNMKNGSGKDSLMLACFFGHLDIVKYLRRFGATWQSQDMGGCTPLHWAADGGHLAVIAYMIQDGCELDVRDTVSHWTPLMRVSAVSGNPAVASLLIRAGADVNTRDKDGKTPLMVAVLNNHEELVQLLLDSGADHDVKNEFGSGAAEMAKAFGREVMYFSISITVVLYATVIVNI from the exons ATGACAAATCCAG GCAGCCATAAACCATTCAAGGCACCGACTCCTCCTGTCATTGGTAAAGTAAGTCACCATAGCATTGACCTGagctgggagacagaggagaATGAACCACGGACAGGCTCACCAGAGAAATGGACCCGCTTCTCTGTAGAAGAGATGGACCCCAAATCACACACATATGGGACTATCTATGT TGGGTACAGCAGTCACCACACTGTAGAAAGTTTGGAGCCCAGCACGTCCTATAAGTACAGACTGAGAATCACAAGACCAACTGGGGAGTCCCTCTACAGCCCGGCTGTGTCTGTCTCTACCACAC GTGAGCCTATGAGTGGGAAGAACCTCCACCGTGCTGTCAACATGAATGATGAGGAGGACATGACCAGAGTGTTGGAGTCTGG GACAGTCAGTGTGAACGTCAATGACAAACACGGTTTCACTCCTCTCATGGTGGCTGCACAGAAAGGCTTTGCCAG ACTGGTTCACAAATTGGTAGAACACGATGCAGACGTGAATATGAAGAACGGTAGTGGGAAAGACAG TCTGATGCTGGCATGTTTCTTTGGCCACCTGGACATAGTGAAGTACCTGAGGAGATTTGGGGCCACGTGGCAGTCCCAGGACATGGGGGGCTGTACCCCCCTCCACTGGGCAGCTGACGGAGGACACCTTGCTGTCATAGCCTACATGATCCAGGATGGCTGTGAG TTGGACGTTAGGGACACCGTGTCCCACTGGACTCCTCTGATGAGGGTGTCAGCGGTCAGTGGGAACCCAGCGGTGGCCTCTCTCCTCATCAGAGCCGGGGCTGATGTCAACACCAGGGACAAGGATGGCAAGACACCACTTATG GTGGCAGTGTTGAACAACCATGAGGAGCTGGTGCAGCTGTTGTTGGACAGTGGGGCCGACCACGATGTGAAGAACGAG TTTGGGTCAGGTGCAGCTGAAATGGCAAAGGCCTTTGGAAGAGAGGTAATGTATTTCTCCATATCCATTACTGTTGTGTTGTATGCTACTGTTATAGTGAATATATGA